The following are encoded in a window of Deferribacterota bacterium genomic DNA:
- the rplP gene encoding 50S ribosomal protein L16, with product MLMPKKTKYRKAFKGRIRGRVATKNNSLVFGDFALISDEKGRITSRQIESGRIAINRSVKKGGKLTIRIFPHHPVTKKPAETRMGKGKGAVEYYVARVKKGTVLYEIADVDEKGAREAFRLAAHKMPVKCKFLSKNV from the coding sequence GTGTTAATGCCTAAAAAAACTAAATATAGGAAAGCATTTAAAGGTAGAATTAGGGGAAGAGTTGCTACTAAAAACAACAGCTTGGTATTTGGTGATTTTGCATTGATATCCGATGAAAAGGGTAGGATTACTAGTAGACAAATAGAATCTGGCAGAATTGCAATAAATAGATCTGTTAAGAAAGGTGGTAAACTCACTATTAGAATATTTCCACATCATCCTGTAACAAAAAAGCCAGCAGAAACAAGGATGGGTAAAGGGAAAGGTGCTGTTGAATATTATGTTGCAAGGGTGAAGAAAGGGACAGTTCTTTATGAGATAGCAGATGTTGATGAAAAAGGTGCCAGAGAAGCTTTTAGACTTGCAGCACATAAAATGCCTGTTAAATGTAAGTTTTTATCTAAAAATGTATAA
- the rpmC gene encoding 50S ribosomal protein L29, with protein sequence MNVSEIRELNINELYGKLTEFNEELFRLRFRLKTGELEDTSRISKTKKNIARIKTIIRAKEDQSDR encoded by the coding sequence ATGAATGTAAGTGAAATAAGAGAATTGAATATTAACGAATTGTATGGTAAATTAACTGAATTTAATGAAGAGTTGTTTCGTTTAAGATTTAGATTAAAAACTGGTGAGTTAGAAGATACTTCTAGAATTAGTAAAACAAAAAAAAATATAGCAAGAATTAAGACAATAATAAGAGCAAAAGAGGACCAAAGTGATAGATAG
- the rpsQ gene encoding 30S ribosomal protein S17, producing the protein MDRKTRKTRRGVVVSDKMDKSVVVLVEELKKHPKYHKYIKRSKRYIVHDEKGESLPGDIVEIVETRPISKLKRWRLLRLLERPVDVKEIE; encoded by the coding sequence ATAGATAGAAAAACAAGAAAAACAAGAAGAGGTGTAGTTGTAAGCGATAAAATGGATAAATCGGTTGTTGTTTTAGTTGAAGAACTGAAAAAACATCCAAAATATCATAAATACATAAAACGTAGCAAAAGATATATTGTTCATGATGAAAAAGGAGAATCATTACCTGGGGACATAGTTGAGATTGTTGAGACTAGACCTATAAGTAAACTTAAAAGATGGAGATTATTACGCCTTTTAGAAAGACCTGTTGATGTAAAAGAAATAGAATAA
- the rplN gene encoding 50S ribosomal protein L14, whose protein sequence is MIQVNTNLVVADNSGAKIIKCIKVLGGSKKRYGRLGDIIVASVRDAAPDSNVKKGSVVRAIVVRTKKEKRRNDGTYIKFDDNAAVVVNKQVEPIGTRVFGPVARELRQRGYLKIISMAPEVL, encoded by the coding sequence ATGATACAGGTTAACACTAATTTAGTTGTAGCAGATAATTCAGGAGCAAAGATTATTAAATGTATAAAAGTATTGGGTGGTTCTAAAAAAAGATATGGTCGATTAGGTGATATCATTGTTGCTAGCGTTAGAGATGCTGCACCTGATAGTAATGTCAAGAAGGGTTCTGTTGTTAGGGCAATTGTAGTTAGAACAAAGAAAGAGAAGAGAAGAAATGACGGAACGTATATAAAATTTGATGATAATGCCGCAGTTGTGGTAAATAAGCAGGTTGAGCCTATTGGCACAAGAGTTTTTGGCCCTGTTGCAAGAGAGCTTAGGCAAAGGGGTTATCTTAAGATAATATCGATGGCACCTGAGGTTTTATAG
- the rplX gene encoding 50S ribosomal protein L24 produces MQGKYKLKKDDSVIVTVGRDKDKISKIINVNRKKGKVIVENVNIAKKHTKPTQENPDGGIIEKTMPIDISNVMYYCKKCKGGVRLGYTYLKEGKKSRYCKKCGEIIDK; encoded by the coding sequence ATGCAAGGTAAATATAAATTAAAGAAAGATGATAGTGTTATAGTGACTGTTGGTAGAGATAAGGATAAAATATCAAAAATAATAAATGTTAATAGAAAAAAGGGTAAAGTTATTGTAGAAAATGTTAATATAGCAAAGAAACACACAAAACCAACACAAGAAAATCCTGATGGTGGTATTATTGAAAAGACTATGCCAATAGATATATCAAATGTTATGTATTATTGTAAGAAATGTAAAGGCGGTGTGAGGCTTGGCTATACTTATCTGAAGGAAGGTAAAAAAAGTAGGTATTGCAAAAAATGTGGAGAAATAATAGATAAATAG
- the rplE gene encoding 50S ribosomal protein L5: MERLYEKYKNSVIPKLMDRFKYENLMEVPKIDKIVLNMGVGEAVTNAKIIEKAVGDLRAISGQQPVITKAKKSIAGFKLRNGMPIGCKVTLRRMRAYEFLERLINIALPRVRDFRGVNPNSFDGRGNYALGIKEQIVFPDINYDKVDKIRGLDIVINTTAKTDEEAKELLKAIGMPFA, translated from the coding sequence ATGGAAAGGTTATACGAGAAATATAAAAATAGTGTGATTCCCAAGTTGATGGATAGGTTTAAATATGAGAATTTAATGGAAGTGCCAAAAATTGATAAGATTGTATTAAATATGGGTGTGGGTGAAGCTGTTACAAATGCTAAAATAATAGAAAAAGCTGTAGGGGACTTAAGAGCTATTTCTGGTCAACAGCCTGTAATCACCAAAGCAAAAAAATCAATTGCTGGTTTTAAATTAAGGAATGGTATGCCTATAGGATGTAAAGTAACGTTAAGACGCATGAGAGCTTATGAGTTCTTAGAGAGATTAATTAATATTGCGCTTCCTAGGGTGAGAGATTTTAGAGGGGTTAATCCTAATTCCTTTGATGGTAGAGGTAATTATGCTTTAGGAATTAAGGAACAAATTGTATTCCCTGATATAAACTATGACAAAGTTGATAAAATAAGAGGTCTAGATATTGTGATTAATACTACAGCAAAAACAGATGAAGAAGCAAAAGAATTATTAAAAGCAATTGGTATGCCCTTTGCATAA
- a CDS encoding type Z 30S ribosomal protein S14, with protein sequence MAKKSKYYSAFKKKKFKVREYNRCPICGRSRAYIRRFDMCRICFRKYAHNGYIPGVVKSSW encoded by the coding sequence ATGGCAAAAAAATCAAAATATTATAGCGCTTTTAAGAAGAAAAAGTTTAAGGTTAGAGAATATAATAGGTGTCCTATTTGTGGTAGATCAAGAGCATATATAAGAAGGTTTGATATGTGTAGAATTTGTTTTAGGAAATATGCACACAATGGATATATTCCAGGTGTTGTTAAATCTAGTTGGTAA